Part of the Flammeovirga agarivorans genome is shown below.
GGAGAAATCGAGATGAAGAATTTGATAATGATATAAAATCTAAAGAAGAATTATTATTGAAATGGAACGAGGGATGGGAATGTTTATTTAATGCTATAAATTCTTTGACTGAAAAAGACCTTGATAAAATAGTATACATTCGTAATATGGGACATTCAGTATCAGAAGCAATAAATAGACAATTAGCACACTATCCATATCATATAGGACAAATTGTTTTTATTGGGAAAGTTATACAGAATGACAGTTGGAAATCTCTTTCAATACCAAAAGGAAAATCAAAAGAGTATAATCAGAATAAGTTTTCTAAACAAAAAAGAAATAAACATTACACTGACGATCTATAAAGAAGATTGCTTTAATTAATAACTAAACTCTAT
Proteins encoded:
- a CDS encoding DUF1572 domain-containing protein; translated protein: MNTYLESIKKQFDYYKLLGEKTFEQVPEEKLFWQLNKESNSISIIVKHLHGNMISRWTNFLTSDGEKEWRNRDEEFDNDIKSKEELLLKWNEGWECLFNAINSLTEKDLDKIVYIRNMGHSVSEAINRQLAHYPYHIGQIVFIGKVIQNDSWKSLSIPKGKSKEYNQNKFSKQKRNKHYTDDL